In one Flavobacteriales bacterium genomic region, the following are encoded:
- a CDS encoding N(4)-(beta-N-acetylglucosaminyl)-L-asparaginase codes for MQEGRRRFVKLGMAGAAGLFTFRSSQAEARETFVQPSARTPLILSTWDHGMPANERAWRVLEQGGTVLDAVEQGVRVVESDFSNRSVGLGGRPDRDGHVTLDACIQDHEGRAGAVAFVQGFENPISIARAVMERTPHVMLVGRGAERWALANGFRTKQVRIPEVRAEWKEWLKTSDYKPKANVENHDTIGLIAMDAQGVMAGACTTSGMAFKVHGRVGDSPIIGAGLFVDGEAGAACATGVGELVIRTAGSHTVVELMRQGRTAIEACQEATRRIARKHRSLDGMQVGFLAIRADGDHGGWSLRPGFSIALRAAEGGDLYTAGSELP; via the coding sequence ATGCAGGAAGGGCGTCGACGCTTCGTGAAGCTGGGGATGGCAGGCGCAGCCGGCCTATTCACTTTCCGCTCATCCCAGGCTGAAGCCCGGGAGACCTTCGTGCAGCCTTCGGCACGGACGCCGCTCATCCTGAGCACTTGGGATCATGGCATGCCGGCCAATGAAAGAGCTTGGCGGGTGCTGGAGCAGGGGGGCACCGTGCTTGATGCCGTAGAGCAGGGCGTGCGTGTGGTGGAGAGCGATTTCTCCAATCGCAGCGTCGGTTTGGGCGGCAGGCCCGACCGGGACGGCCATGTCACCTTGGACGCATGCATCCAGGACCACGAAGGGCGTGCGGGTGCGGTGGCCTTCGTGCAGGGATTCGAGAACCCGATCAGCATCGCACGGGCCGTGATGGAGCGTACCCCGCACGTGATGCTCGTAGGGCGGGGGGCCGAGCGATGGGCCTTAGCGAACGGATTCCGGACCAAGCAGGTGAGGATTCCAGAGGTGCGCGCCGAGTGGAAAGAGTGGCTGAAAACTTCCGACTACAAACCGAAGGCGAATGTCGAGAACCACGACACCATCGGACTCATCGCCATGGATGCCCAAGGTGTGATGGCTGGCGCATGCACCACCAGCGGCATGGCGTTCAAGGTCCATGGCCGAGTGGGCGACAGCCCCATCATCGGCGCGGGGTTGTTCGTGGATGGCGAGGCCGGCGCAGCATGCGCCACAGGGGTAGGGGAGCTGGTCATAAGGACTGCCGGGAGCCATACGGTGGTGGAACTCATGCGCCAGGGGCGCACCGCCATAGAGGCTTGCCAGGAAGCCACACGGCGGATTGCCCGCAAGCATCGCAGCTTGGATGGCATGCAGGTGGGCTTCTTGGCCATTCGGGCGGATGGGGACCATGGGGGATGGTCGTTGCGCCCTGGGTTCTCAATCGCCCTGCGCGCGGCGGAAGGGGGTGACCTCTACACGGCGGGGAGTGAATTGCCCTAG
- a CDS encoding FkbM family methyltransferase: MDFLKHAGQAGLRWFTRHVPIRGRHRLADTVGRWVSDPVTVRSINGIKVELDRDIQYHRMMLFDLYEENVLNYLRRRLKPGMVVFDPGCNIGYFAAQVLGMVQPGGQVWSFEPSPTCLTRIRRHNPSGSVPGWSLQAAALTNRSGKLTFFDTPRVVTHGYAVLEEACKPNDRVPVEVAVTSVDDFCAAQGISHIDFLKLDIEDSELPALQGAARMLAERAIDTILVETEVRPDRVKLNDRIFKLLRDSGFRPHHARRDGTLVQVEPERMPPHKEDIIWELQR, encoded by the coding sequence ATGGATTTCCTGAAGCATGCCGGCCAGGCGGGATTACGGTGGTTCACGAGGCACGTGCCCATTCGCGGTCGGCACCGCTTGGCCGATACCGTCGGCCGGTGGGTCTCCGACCCTGTCACGGTGCGCTCCATCAACGGGATCAAGGTGGAACTGGACCGTGACATCCAGTACCACCGGATGATGCTCTTCGACCTGTATGAAGAGAATGTCCTGAATTACCTCCGTCGCCGCCTTAAGCCAGGGATGGTGGTATTCGACCCTGGCTGCAACATCGGCTATTTCGCAGCCCAGGTGCTTGGGATGGTCCAGCCCGGCGGCCAGGTCTGGTCATTCGAGCCCTCGCCCACCTGCCTTACCCGCATCCGCCGGCACAATCCGTCCGGATCGGTGCCGGGTTGGAGCCTACAGGCCGCGGCACTCACCAACCGGTCCGGGAAGCTCACCTTCTTCGATACGCCGCGGGTGGTAACCCATGGGTATGCCGTGCTCGAGGAAGCCTGCAAGCCGAACGACAGGGTTCCGGTCGAGGTCGCTGTCACCAGCGTCGATGATTTCTGCGCCGCGCAGGGCATCAGCCACATCGACTTCCTGAAGCTCGATATTGAGGATTCAGAGCTTCCCGCCCTGCAAGGGGCCGCCCGCATGCTGGCGGAAAGGGCCATCGATACCATCCTGGTGGAGACCGAGGTAAGGCCCGATCGGGTTAAGCTCAATGATCGGATATTCAAGCTGTTGCGTGATTCCGGGTTCCGCCCGCACCACGCACGCCGCGATGGTACTTTGGTGCAGGTGGAGCCCGAGCGCATGCCCCCGCACAAGGAGGACATTATCTGGGAACTCCAGCGCTGA
- a CDS encoding ATP-dependent Clp protease ATP-binding subunit yields MDAKFTPRVRDIIGYSREEALRLGHNFIGIEHILLGLLRHVEGNALRILQRLEVDLDELRRSVERGMEPPSATRPTDKESIQLLKQVEKMLKITYLEAKLFKSPHIDTEHLLLSILKDEDNLATRTLRKFHVDYESVKNELDMILADGSAPGSAYTSKPRAQGPQSADDDDDDSGSFSGGGAGQRKQGDSKSKTPVLDNFGRDLTKLAEDGKLDPIVGREKEIERVSQILSRRKKNNPVLIGEPGVGKSAIAEGLALRIIQRKVSRVLFNKRIVALDIASLVAGTKYRGQFEERMKAVMNELENSPDVILFIDEIHTIVGAGGASGSLDASNMFKPALARGEIQCIGATTLDEYRQYIEKDGALERRFQKVLVEPTSVDETIQILNNIKEKYEDHHNVNFTPEAVEACVKLTNRYITDRHLPDKAIDALDEAGSRVHISNIVVPKSILDVEQKIEEIKEEKNRVVRSQRYEEAAKLRDRERQLLEELDKAKKAWEEESKNNRTTVTEENVAEVVAMMSGIPVTRIAEKESGKLRRMKEEMVGKVIGQDEAVAKVVKAIQRNRAGLKDPNRPIGSFIFLGPTGVGKTQLAKELARYLFDTEEALIRIDMSEYMEKFSVSRLIGAPPGYVGYEEGGQLTEKVRRRPYSIILLDEIEKAHPDVFNLLLQALDDGKMTDSLGRHIDFKNAIIIMTSNIGARDLSEYGKGVGFGTAARSAGQDEANRGIIEKALRKAFAPEFLNRIDDIIMFNSLKREDIHKIIDIELDHLYKRISELGYELKLTDEAKDFLAEKGYDEKFGARPLKRAIQKFIEDPMAEEIINQGIEEGDKISIGLNKEKTDVAIKVTKGKKKIAKGEGGEPKELPPAE; encoded by the coding sequence ATGGACGCCAAATTCACCCCCCGTGTCCGGGATATCATCGGCTACAGCCGTGAAGAGGCCTTGCGCCTCGGGCACAACTTCATCGGTATCGAGCACATCCTGCTCGGGCTGTTGCGGCATGTGGAAGGCAACGCCTTGCGCATCCTGCAGCGCCTCGAGGTCGACCTCGATGAGCTGCGGCGGTCCGTGGAGCGCGGCATGGAGCCCCCCAGTGCGACCCGCCCCACCGACAAGGAGAGCATCCAGCTGCTGAAGCAGGTGGAGAAGATGCTGAAGATCACCTACCTCGAAGCCAAGCTCTTCAAGAGTCCGCACATCGATACGGAGCATCTGCTGCTGAGCATCCTCAAGGATGAGGACAACCTGGCTACGCGCACCCTGAGGAAGTTCCATGTGGACTACGAGTCCGTGAAGAACGAGCTGGACATGATTCTCGCAGATGGGTCTGCGCCCGGCTCCGCATACACCAGCAAGCCTAGGGCACAAGGGCCACAGAGTGCCGATGACGACGACGACGACAGCGGCTCCTTCTCCGGCGGCGGGGCAGGTCAGCGGAAGCAGGGCGACAGCAAGAGCAAGACACCGGTCCTGGACAACTTCGGCCGCGACCTCACCAAGCTGGCCGAGGACGGCAAGCTGGACCCGATCGTGGGCCGCGAGAAGGAGATCGAGCGCGTGAGCCAGATCCTCTCCCGCCGTAAGAAGAACAACCCCGTGCTGATCGGCGAACCCGGCGTGGGCAAGAGCGCCATCGCCGAAGGCCTCGCCCTGCGCATCATTCAGCGCAAGGTGAGCCGCGTGCTCTTCAACAAGCGCATCGTGGCCCTGGACATCGCCAGCCTGGTGGCCGGCACCAAATACCGCGGCCAGTTCGAGGAGCGCATGAAGGCGGTGATGAACGAGCTGGAGAACAGCCCGGATGTGATCCTCTTCATCGACGAGATCCATACCATCGTTGGGGCCGGTGGTGCCAGCGGCAGCCTCGACGCCAGCAACATGTTCAAGCCCGCCCTGGCGCGTGGCGAGATCCAGTGCATCGGGGCCACCACGCTGGATGAGTACCGCCAATACATCGAAAAGGACGGGGCCTTGGAGCGCCGCTTCCAGAAGGTGCTGGTGGAGCCCACGAGCGTGGATGAGACCATCCAGATCCTCAACAACATCAAGGAGAAGTACGAGGACCACCACAACGTGAACTTCACCCCTGAGGCCGTGGAGGCCTGCGTGAAGCTCACCAACCGCTACATCACGGACCGTCACCTGCCCGACAAGGCGATCGATGCCCTGGACGAGGCCGGCAGCCGTGTGCACATCAGCAACATCGTGGTGCCCAAGAGCATCCTCGACGTGGAGCAGAAGATCGAGGAGATCAAGGAGGAGAAGAACCGCGTGGTGCGCAGCCAGCGCTACGAGGAAGCTGCCAAGCTGCGCGACCGCGAGCGGCAGCTGCTGGAGGAGCTGGACAAGGCCAAGAAAGCCTGGGAGGAGGAGAGCAAGAACAACCGTACCACCGTCACCGAGGAGAACGTGGCTGAAGTGGTGGCCATGATGAGCGGCATCCCAGTGACCCGCATCGCCGAGAAGGAGAGCGGCAAGCTGAGGCGCATGAAGGAGGAGATGGTCGGCAAGGTGATCGGTCAGGACGAGGCGGTTGCCAAGGTGGTGAAGGCCATCCAACGCAACCGTGCCGGCCTGAAGGACCCGAACCGTCCCATCGGCAGCTTCATTTTCCTGGGCCCTACCGGTGTGGGCAAGACCCAGCTGGCGAAGGAACTGGCGCGCTACCTTTTCGACACCGAGGAGGCCTTGATCCGCATTGACATGAGCGAGTACATGGAGAAGTTCTCCGTGAGCCGCCTCATCGGTGCGCCTCCGGGCTACGTCGGCTATGAGGAAGGCGGCCAGCTCACCGAGAAGGTGCGTCGCCGCCCCTACTCCATCATCCTGCTGGACGAGATCGAGAAGGCGCACCCCGACGTGTTCAACCTGCTCTTGCAGGCGCTGGACGATGGCAAGATGACCGACAGCCTCGGCCGCCACATCGACTTCAAGAATGCCATCATCATCATGACCTCGAACATCGGGGCCCGCGACTTGAGCGAATACGGCAAGGGGGTCGGCTTCGGCACTGCCGCCAGGTCCGCCGGTCAGGATGAGGCCAACCGCGGCATCATTGAAAAGGCCCTGCGCAAGGCTTTTGCCCCCGAGTTCCTCAACCGGATCGATGATATCATCATGTTCAACTCGCTCAAGCGGGAGGACATCCACAAGATCATCGACATCGAACTCGATCACCTCTACAAGCGCATCTCCGAACTGGGTTATGAGCTCAAGCTCACCGATGAAGCCAAGGACTTCCTGGCCGAGAAGGGCTACGATGAGAAGTTCGGTGCCCGTCCGCTGAAGCGGGCCATTCAGAAGTTCATCGAGGACCCCATGGCCGAGGAGATCATCAACCAGGGGATTGAGGAGGGCGATAAGATCTCCATTGGGCTCAACAAGGAGAAGACCGACGTGGCCATCAAGGTCACCAAGGGAAAGAAGAAGATCGCCAAGGGAGAGGGCGGTGAGCCGAAGGAATTGCCACCTGCGGAGTGA
- a CDS encoding endonuclease: MRNLILAALSLPASMAIAQPPAGYYAAAEGLTGEALRSALNDIISPHSVVAYSALWSAFARTDRRPDGAVWDMYSDIPGGAPDYLFQFVTDQCGSYNGEGDCFNREHTFPVSWFDDAVPMRSDLHHIYPADAWVNQQRGNWPYGVVGSADYTSSNGSKRGPCIYPGCSGTVFEPIDAYKGDLARAHFYMLTRYLDESTGWAASVLAQGEFIPWVESLLMAWHSADPVSDKERARNDSVFVIQGNRNPYIDEPQWASSIWGPQASISESAAIAGRAWYADGYLHIPAAAGCPGCILRVHDATGRAVTELTLSPGAASAPFEASPGYYVAVLAGEHQSVLRFVR, translated from the coding sequence ATGCGCAACCTGATCCTCGCGGCCCTCTCCCTCCCGGCATCGATGGCCATCGCACAACCGCCCGCGGGCTATTATGCCGCTGCTGAAGGCCTGACTGGCGAAGCGCTGCGCTCGGCCCTGAATGACATCATCAGCCCGCACTCGGTGGTAGCCTACAGCGCACTCTGGAGCGCCTTCGCCCGCACCGATCGGCGGCCGGATGGCGCTGTGTGGGATATGTACAGTGATATCCCTGGAGGCGCACCGGATTACCTCTTCCAATTCGTCACCGACCAATGCGGGAGCTACAACGGTGAAGGGGATTGCTTCAATCGGGAGCACACCTTCCCGGTCAGTTGGTTCGATGATGCGGTTCCGATGCGGTCGGATCTCCACCACATCTATCCGGCTGATGCATGGGTGAACCAGCAGCGGGGGAATTGGCCTTACGGGGTCGTCGGCTCTGCTGATTACACAAGCAGCAATGGCAGCAAGCGAGGGCCCTGTATCTACCCCGGCTGCTCAGGCACCGTGTTCGAGCCCATCGATGCCTACAAAGGCGACCTCGCCCGCGCCCATTTCTACATGCTCACGCGTTACCTGGACGAGTCCACCGGCTGGGCTGCATCGGTCTTGGCGCAGGGCGAGTTCATCCCATGGGTTGAAAGCCTCTTGATGGCCTGGCATTCCGCTGATCCCGTAAGCGACAAGGAAAGGGCCCGCAACGATTCGGTCTTCGTGATCCAAGGCAACCGCAATCCATACATCGACGAGCCCCAGTGGGCGAGCAGCATCTGGGGGCCGCAGGCCTCCATCAGCGAGTCCGCTGCCATTGCGGGCCGAGCATGGTACGCCGACGGATACCTGCATATCCCAGCAGCAGCAGGCTGCCCGGGGTGCATCCTGCGGGTGCATGATGCCACGGGCCGTGCGGTCACAGAGCTGACTCTATCCCCTGGAGCAGCCTCAGCGCCGTTCGAGGCCTCCCCAGGATATTATGTTGCCGTGCTGGCCGGCGAGCATCAGTCAGTGCTGCGCTTTGTGCGCTAA
- the gyrA gene encoding DNA gyrase subunit A: MAEGEKIIPINIENEMRTAYIDYSMSVIVSRALPDVRDGLKPVHRRVLFGMQDLGVLSNRPYKKSARIVGEVLGKYHPHGDGSVYDAMVRMAQDWSLRYPLVDGQGNFGSIDGDSPAAMRYTEARLKKIAEEVLADLDKETVDMRPNFDDTLEEPSVMPTKIPQLLVNGAAGIAVGMATNMAPHNLSEVCDGIVAYIDNKDIDVEGLMHHIKGPDFPTGGVIYGVDGIREAYETGRGRIVLRAKCSIEEDQKTGRETIVCTEIPYQTNKAVQLYKGVADLVNEKKIEGLSDVNDYSDRNGIRLEYEVKRDAMGTVVLNQLYKFSALQTSFSVNNIALVNGRPMLLGLKELIARFVDHRHDVVVRRTKFDLRKAEERAHILEGLLIALDHLDAVIALIRASQTPEEAKDGLMQQFGLSEVQAKAILDMRLQRLTGLERDKIREEHAELMKTIAYLKEVLADEGLRMRIIKDETLEVKEKYGDKRRTQIVHASSDMRIEDLIADEAVVVTISHMGYIKRTSLTEFRTQGRGGVGTRGSSTRDEDFLEHLFVATNHNYLLVFTQKGRCYWMRVFDIPEGNRQSKGRAIQNLVQLEGDDKVVAYLNVTDLKSEDYLNNHYVVLCTKQGIIKKTTLEAYSRPRVSGIIAVNIREGDELLEARLTTGKSHIILASREGLAVHFQEEDVRPMGRNASGVRGMNLEGGGEANEVIGMIAIDSSELSTRQVLVVSEKGYGKRSAILDENGDYAYRMVSRGGKGVKTLQVTEKTGELVAIKDVTDADQLMIITRNGITIRMSLEELRVLGRATQGVRLIELRGNDQIAAVAKVDSDLQTDEQSQGADAPDHGGEAPPVDGTELAGGEDQE, from the coding sequence ATGGCAGAAGGAGAGAAGATCATCCCGATCAACATCGAGAACGAGATGCGCACCGCCTACATCGATTACTCGATGTCGGTGATCGTGAGCCGGGCGTTGCCCGATGTGCGCGATGGCCTGAAGCCGGTGCACCGCCGGGTGCTCTTCGGCATGCAGGACCTCGGCGTCTTGAGCAACCGTCCCTATAAGAAGAGCGCCCGTATCGTGGGGGAGGTGCTGGGGAAGTACCACCCGCACGGCGATGGCAGCGTGTACGATGCCATGGTGCGCATGGCGCAGGATTGGAGCCTTCGCTACCCGCTGGTGGACGGCCAGGGCAACTTCGGCAGCATCGACGGGGACAGCCCGGCGGCCATGCGTTACACCGAAGCCCGGTTGAAGAAGATCGCCGAAGAGGTGCTCGCCGATCTGGACAAGGAAACGGTGGACATGCGCCCCAACTTCGACGATACGCTCGAGGAGCCCAGTGTGATGCCCACCAAGATCCCGCAACTGCTGGTGAATGGTGCGGCCGGCATCGCGGTGGGCATGGCCACCAACATGGCCCCGCACAACCTGAGCGAGGTGTGCGACGGCATCGTGGCCTATATCGACAACAAGGACATCGATGTGGAGGGCCTCATGCACCATATCAAAGGTCCGGACTTCCCCACCGGCGGGGTGATTTACGGCGTGGATGGAATCCGCGAGGCTTATGAGACCGGGCGTGGCCGCATCGTGCTCAGGGCGAAGTGCAGCATCGAGGAGGACCAGAAGACCGGACGTGAGACCATCGTCTGTACGGAGATTCCCTACCAGACCAACAAGGCCGTCCAACTCTACAAGGGCGTGGCGGACCTTGTGAATGAGAAGAAGATCGAGGGGCTCAGCGATGTGAATGACTATAGCGATCGCAATGGCATCCGCCTCGAGTATGAGGTGAAGCGAGATGCCATGGGAACCGTGGTGCTCAATCAGTTATACAAGTTCAGCGCACTCCAGACCAGCTTCAGTGTCAACAACATTGCGCTCGTGAATGGTCGCCCCATGCTGTTGGGGCTGAAGGAGCTGATTGCGCGTTTCGTGGACCACCGCCATGATGTGGTGGTGCGCAGGACCAAGTTCGATCTGCGCAAGGCCGAGGAGCGGGCGCACATCCTGGAAGGCCTGCTCATTGCGCTGGACCACCTCGATGCCGTGATCGCGCTGATCCGCGCCAGCCAGACGCCGGAGGAGGCCAAGGACGGGCTCATGCAGCAGTTCGGGCTCTCGGAGGTCCAAGCCAAGGCCATTCTCGACATGCGCCTGCAGCGCCTCACAGGGCTCGAGCGGGACAAGATCCGGGAGGAGCATGCCGAGCTGATGAAGACCATCGCCTACCTGAAAGAGGTGCTGGCCGATGAGGGCCTGCGGATGCGGATCATCAAGGATGAAACGCTGGAGGTCAAGGAGAAATACGGCGACAAGCGCCGTACCCAGATCGTGCATGCCAGTAGCGACATGCGCATCGAGGACCTCATCGCCGATGAGGCCGTCGTGGTCACCATCAGCCACATGGGCTACATCAAGCGCACATCGCTCACCGAGTTCCGGACCCAGGGCCGGGGCGGTGTGGGCACCCGTGGCAGCAGCACCCGCGATGAGGATTTCCTGGAGCACCTCTTCGTGGCCACCAATCACAACTACCTGCTCGTGTTCACCCAGAAGGGCCGCTGCTACTGGATGCGTGTATTCGACATTCCCGAGGGCAATCGGCAGAGCAAGGGACGCGCGATCCAGAACCTCGTGCAGCTCGAGGGGGACGACAAGGTGGTGGCCTACCTCAATGTCACGGACCTCAAGAGCGAGGACTACCTCAACAACCATTACGTGGTCCTCTGCACGAAGCAGGGCATCATCAAGAAGACCACCCTCGAGGCCTATAGCCGGCCGCGCGTGAGCGGCATCATCGCCGTCAACATCAGGGAGGGCGACGAACTGCTGGAGGCTCGCCTTACGACGGGGAAGAGCCACATCATCCTGGCCAGCCGCGAAGGCCTGGCCGTGCACTTCCAAGAAGAGGATGTGCGTCCCATGGGCCGCAACGCCAGCGGGGTGCGCGGCATGAACCTGGAGGGCGGCGGCGAGGCGAATGAGGTAATCGGGATGATTGCCATCGACAGCAGCGAACTCTCCACGCGCCAGGTGCTGGTTGTGAGCGAGAAGGGCTACGGCAAACGGTCGGCCATCCTCGATGAGAACGGCGACTATGCCTACCGTATGGTAAGCCGGGGAGGCAAGGGCGTGAAGACCCTTCAGGTGACCGAGAAGACCGGCGAACTGGTCGCCATCAAGGATGTCACCGATGCGGACCAGCTCATGATCATCACCCGCAATGGCATCACCATCCGCATGAGCCTGGAGGAACTCCGGGTGCTGGGGAGGGCCACCCAGGGCGTGCGACTCATCGAGCTCCGCGGCAACGACCAGATTGCTGCCGTGGCCAAGGTGGACAGCGATCTTCAGACCGATGAGCAGTCGCAAGGGGCCGATGCGCCGGACCACGGTGGCGAGGCACCACCCGTCGATGGCACTGAACTTGCCGGAGGGGAGGACCAGGAATGA
- a CDS encoding tetratricopeptide repeat protein translates to MKTLFTLTAAALAFGLQAQNANVVNAFNYMKDGQLAKAVEYIEPATQDAKTGLSEKTWRYRGDIYRMIALGEDAALKQQFPDAIDKAAESYMKANELDAKGAYKRENGQALMALQGASLNAGNDAFQAKNYTEAVARYRRSESIAKSFGQVDTNAIFNRALAYELGGDATNAISSYREAIAAGYSKPEVYRYIASLQRKSEDLNGAIATTQEGLNAFPGNKDLMLDRITFLLAADRSEEAEGGVMAALEKDPRNAALWSVLGSLHDKKANDAKDDATRTAAYSKAEEAYRKAIEVDPSSFDAHFNIGVLFNNRAATEYEKCNAIKSDTEYMKCKKVADDIYLQAVPFFEKAHELNANDSQTIQQLIKLYGKTNDQAKYQVMKDKLAKLQ, encoded by the coding sequence ATGAAGACCCTTTTCACCCTTACCGCAGCAGCCTTGGCATTCGGCCTTCAGGCCCAGAACGCCAACGTGGTGAACGCCTTCAATTACATGAAGGACGGCCAGCTTGCGAAAGCCGTTGAGTACATCGAGCCCGCCACGCAGGATGCCAAGACCGGACTGAGCGAGAAGACCTGGCGCTACCGCGGCGACATCTATCGCATGATCGCCCTCGGAGAGGACGCTGCACTGAAGCAGCAATTCCCCGATGCCATCGACAAGGCGGCCGAGAGCTATATGAAGGCCAATGAACTGGACGCCAAGGGCGCATACAAGCGGGAGAACGGGCAGGCCCTCATGGCCCTGCAGGGCGCATCCCTCAATGCCGGCAATGATGCGTTCCAGGCCAAGAACTACACAGAGGCCGTTGCCCGATACCGGCGTTCGGAGTCTATTGCGAAATCCTTCGGGCAGGTCGATACCAATGCCATCTTCAATCGTGCCCTGGCCTATGAGCTCGGAGGGGATGCCACGAACGCCATCAGCAGCTATCGCGAGGCGATTGCGGCCGGCTATTCGAAGCCCGAGGTGTACCGCTACATCGCCAGCTTGCAGCGGAAGTCGGAGGATCTGAATGGCGCCATCGCCACCACTCAGGAGGGCCTCAATGCCTTCCCCGGCAATAAGGACCTCATGCTCGATCGCATCACCTTCCTCCTTGCCGCTGATCGGAGCGAGGAGGCCGAAGGGGGGGTTATGGCAGCCCTCGAGAAGGACCCGCGGAATGCCGCCCTCTGGTCGGTGCTCGGGAGCCTGCACGATAAGAAGGCCAACGATGCCAAGGACGATGCCACCCGCACCGCAGCGTACTCCAAGGCGGAAGAGGCCTATCGCAAGGCAATCGAGGTGGACCCATCCTCGTTCGATGCCCACTTCAACATCGGCGTGCTGTTCAATAATCGGGCAGCCACGGAGTATGAGAAGTGCAACGCCATCAAGAGCGATACCGAGTACATGAAGTGCAAGAAGGTGGCGGACGACATCTACCTGCAGGCCGTGCCGTTCTTCGAGAAGGCCCACGAGCTGAACGCCAACGATTCGCAGACCATCCAACAGCTCATCAAGCTCTATGGCAAGACCAACGACCAGGCCAAGTACCAGGTCATGAAGGACAAGCTTGCCAAGCTTCAATAA
- a CDS encoding RNA polymerase sigma factor, with the protein MTLLGKDYERMSDERLMELVVRGDEKAFAAVYDRYSRRLLNYFHRMLWQDRERARDMLQDLFTKLAQRPTGYDPARPFQTWLFSVANNMCKNAYRHQEVVKAATLHLRAESDRIDALDGAGVDHERFRDRLQEELGRIDPDHKATFVMRYHEEMAIKEIAAVFGCSEGTVKSRLFYTLKKLAERMKEFDPNAIHHGKP; encoded by the coding sequence ATGACCCTGCTGGGCAAGGACTACGAGCGGATGAGCGATGAACGGCTCATGGAGCTTGTCGTACGGGGCGATGAAAAGGCCTTCGCGGCGGTGTACGACCGATACAGCCGGCGCCTGCTCAACTATTTCCACCGAATGCTCTGGCAGGACCGCGAGCGGGCCCGGGACATGCTGCAGGACCTCTTTACAAAGCTTGCCCAGCGGCCGACCGGGTATGACCCTGCAAGACCCTTCCAGACCTGGCTGTTCAGCGTGGCGAACAACATGTGCAAGAATGCCTACCGGCACCAGGAGGTTGTGAAGGCCGCCACGCTCCACCTCCGGGCGGAGAGCGACCGCATCGATGCGCTGGACGGTGCCGGCGTAGACCATGAGCGTTTCCGGGACCGCCTCCAGGAGGAGTTGGGGCGCATCGACCCGGACCATAAGGCCACCTTCGTGATGCGGTATCATGAGGAAATGGCCATCAAGGAGATAGCAGCCGTATTCGGCTGCTCAGAGGGTACCGTGAAGAGCAGGCTCTTCTATACGCTCAAGAAGCTCGCCGAACGCATGAAGGAGTTCGACCCCAACGCCATCCACCATGGAAAACCGTGA